In Cloacibacterium caeni, a single window of DNA contains:
- a CDS encoding TetR/AcrR family transcriptional regulator — protein sequence MKNKTINSEKILSDYGNYLLTHGERPKNIYVFAQENHFDEKEFYQFFSSFEHLEKEILKHFFQKSLELSLEIEGYEDMSAKERLLNLYFIFFENLTMNRSLVLMILGKKNLSTVQKLHELKSEHQKFIKTLDFNDLEILEKAKDSIKNFNEKSREEALWLHFLSIIEFWQKDESPSFEKTDLFIEKTIDTGFEFLNNEPLKKIIDLGKFLWKEKFQKS from the coding sequence ATGAAAAATAAAACCATCAATTCAGAAAAAATATTATCCGATTACGGAAATTATCTACTTACTCACGGAGAAAGACCCAAAAATATCTACGTTTTTGCACAAGAAAATCACTTTGATGAAAAAGAATTTTATCAATTCTTTTCAAGCTTCGAACATCTGGAGAAAGAAATTTTAAAGCATTTTTTTCAAAAATCTTTAGAACTTTCTCTAGAAATCGAAGGTTATGAAGACATGAGCGCTAAAGAAAGATTACTGAATCTTTATTTCATCTTTTTTGAAAACCTTACCATGAATAGGTCTTTAGTTCTTATGATTTTAGGAAAAAAGAATCTTTCTACTGTACAAAAACTACATGAACTAAAATCTGAACATCAAAAATTTATCAAAACATTAGACTTTAATGACTTAGAAATTTTAGAAAAAGCTAAAGATTCTATTAAAAATTTCAATGAAAAATCTAGAGAAGAAGCGCTTTGGTTGCATTTTCTCTCTATCATTGAATTTTGGCAAAAAGACGAATCTCCAAGTTTTGAAAAAACAGATTTATTCATCGAAAAAACCATTGACACAGGTTTTGAATTCTTAAACAATGAACCTTTGAAAAAAATCATTGATTTAGGAAAATTCTTGTGGAAAGAAAAATTTCAAAAATCGTAA
- the ribA gene encoding GTP cyclohydrolase II, with amino-acid sequence MIKIQAESKLPTDFGNFKIVAFSESQEDWMPHIALISENTDFNGVVNVRIHSECITGEIFHSQKCECGQQLDASMKYIDENGGIILYLRQEGRNIGIINKIKAYQLQELGLDTVEANLQLGLPADDRDFNVAIEILNILGVKKINLLTNNPEKLSFVENSNIQLVKRIPLNIKANHINKSYLETKKTYFGHQLEEALSSI; translated from the coding sequence ATGATCAAGATACAAGCAGAATCAAAATTGCCTACAGATTTTGGGAATTTCAAAATTGTAGCGTTTTCAGAATCACAAGAAGATTGGATGCCGCACATTGCATTAATCTCTGAAAACACAGATTTTAACGGAGTGGTAAACGTAAGAATTCATTCAGAATGTATTACGGGAGAGATTTTTCATTCTCAAAAATGCGAGTGTGGTCAACAATTAGACGCATCTATGAAATATATAGATGAAAATGGAGGAATTATTTTATATCTTCGTCAGGAAGGTAGAAATATTGGGATTATCAATAAAATAAAGGCTTATCAGTTGCAAGAATTGGGACTTGATACGGTAGAAGCTAATCTTCAGTTGGGTTTACCAGCAGATGATAGAGATTTTAATGTAGCGATAGAAATTCTTAATATATTAGGCGTTAAAAAAATCAATCTTTTAACGAATAATCCCGAAAAATTAAGTTTTGTGGAAAACAGTAATATTCAATTAGTTAAAAGAATTCCACTGAATATTAAGGCTAATCATATCAATAAATCATATTTAGAAACCAAAAAAACTTATTTTGGACATCAATTAGAAGAAGCATTATCATCAATATAA
- a CDS encoding phytoene desaturase family protein, which translates to MKTTVIIGSGFSSLASACYMAKAGYKVTVLEKNEQLGGRASMMEIDGYKFDMGPSWYWMPDIFERFFADFGKKVSDYYKLEKLSPAYRVVFGENDYIDIEDTPEKIIATFERIEPGSGKHLKKFMDEAQENYRIAMQDLVYNPGLSLLELVSVESAKRLNLFVKNISEQVRKEIKNPKLRSILEFPVLFLGAKPNKTPAFYNFMNHADFGLGTWYPKGGFNAVAVGMVKLAKELGVQFKVNEEVTAIEYSNSQAKKIKTNNGIYEADIFISGADYAHTEKLLNGNRNYSEEYWQKKTFAPSSFLYYVAFNRKVNHLLHHNLFFDTDFEAHAKEIYDTKELPKQPLFYANFSSKTDDSLCEEGKEVGFFLIPVAVDLEDNEEIHEKYFQLILDRIKKCTGEDLSDAIVFKKSFGVKDFKERYHSCRGNAYGLANTLLQTSVLRPTIKNKKLKNFFYTGQLTVPGPGVPPALISGKVVTDYILKNN; encoded by the coding sequence TTGAAAACAACAGTAATTATTGGTTCCGGATTTTCTTCGCTAGCTTCTGCTTGTTATATGGCAAAAGCGGGTTACAAAGTGACGGTTTTAGAAAAAAATGAACAATTAGGAGGAAGAGCTTCCATGATGGAAATTGATGGCTATAAGTTTGATATGGGCCCAAGTTGGTATTGGATGCCAGATATTTTCGAGAGATTTTTTGCAGATTTTGGTAAAAAAGTTTCAGATTATTATAAGCTAGAAAAACTTTCGCCAGCTTATAGAGTGGTTTTTGGTGAAAATGATTACATCGACATCGAAGATACTCCAGAAAAAATCATTGCAACTTTCGAAAGAATAGAACCAGGCAGCGGAAAACATCTGAAAAAATTCATGGATGAAGCTCAAGAAAACTACCGAATTGCGATGCAGGATTTGGTGTATAATCCAGGTTTATCATTGCTAGAATTGGTTTCTGTAGAAAGTGCAAAAAGACTAAATTTATTTGTCAAAAATATTTCTGAGCAAGTAAGAAAGGAAATTAAAAATCCTAAATTGAGAAGTATTTTAGAATTTCCTGTATTATTTTTAGGGGCAAAACCGAATAAAACTCCTGCTTTCTACAACTTTATGAATCACGCAGATTTCGGGTTGGGAACTTGGTATCCGAAAGGAGGTTTCAATGCGGTTGCTGTTGGAATGGTAAAATTGGCGAAAGAATTAGGTGTGCAATTTAAAGTAAATGAAGAAGTTACAGCAATTGAATATTCAAATAGTCAAGCTAAAAAAATAAAAACCAACAACGGAATTTACGAAGCAGATATTTTCATTTCGGGAGCAGATTACGCTCACACCGAAAAACTTTTAAACGGAAACCGAAATTACAGTGAAGAATATTGGCAAAAGAAAACCTTTGCGCCGAGTTCTTTCTTATATTATGTAGCTTTTAACAGAAAAGTGAACCATCTTTTGCATCATAATTTGTTCTTTGATACAGATTTTGAAGCGCATGCAAAAGAAATTTATGATACCAAAGAATTACCAAAACAACCTTTGTTTTATGCTAATTTTTCGAGCAAAACAGATGATTCTCTTTGTGAAGAAGGTAAGGAAGTTGGATTTTTCCTTATTCCAGTTGCGGTTGATTTAGAAGACAACGAAGAAATTCACGAAAAATATTTCCAATTGATTCTCGATAGAATTAAAAAATGTACGGGAGAAGATTTAAGTGATGCCATAGTTTTCAAAAAATCATTCGGTGTAAAAGATTTCAAAGAGCGTTATCATTCTTGTAGAGGAAACGCTTATGGTTTGGCAAATACTTTATTGCAAACCTCGGTTTTAAGACCAACGATTAAGAATAAAAAATTGAAAAATTTCTTTTATACAGGGCAATTAACTGTTCCAGGACCTGGAGTTCCGCCTGCATTAATTTCTGGAAAAGTAGTGACAGATTATATTCTAAAGAACAATTAA
- a CDS encoding phytoene/squalene synthase family protein, whose translation MNNFQIFNHISGLTSKMVTEKYSTSFSRASTLFKPEIRQHIYNIYGFVRFADEIVDTFHDYDKAKLLDEFEKNYRDALENGISLNPILHSFCTTQREKNIPQHLVDAFLHSMRMDLGDIKDLNDEKYNEYIYGSAEVVGLMCLKVFVDGNEEEYQKLKPYAQSLGAAFQKINFLRDISADYTDLGRTYFPNVNFRNFSQQDKLEIEKDIAKDFEHSLIGIKMLPMSSRLAVFMAYKYYTNLFKKIKKCKPEILMHKRISVSNARKVYLFGEMILFKNLNFVR comes from the coding sequence ATGAATAATTTTCAAATTTTTAATCACATTTCTGGATTAACCTCGAAAATGGTTACCGAAAAATACAGCACTTCGTTTTCTAGAGCTTCTACTTTGTTTAAGCCAGAAATTCGTCAGCATATTTATAATATTTATGGTTTCGTGCGTTTTGCAGACGAGATTGTAGATACTTTTCATGATTATGACAAAGCAAAATTGCTAGATGAGTTCGAGAAAAACTACAGAGATGCACTGGAAAATGGTATTTCTCTCAATCCTATTCTTCATTCTTTTTGTACTACTCAGAGAGAGAAAAATATTCCTCAACACTTGGTAGATGCGTTTTTGCATTCTATGAGAATGGATTTGGGTGATATCAAGGATTTAAATGACGAAAAATACAATGAATATATCTACGGAAGTGCAGAAGTAGTTGGTTTAATGTGTTTGAAAGTATTTGTAGATGGCAATGAAGAAGAATATCAAAAACTGAAACCTTATGCACAAAGTTTAGGAGCGGCGTTCCAAAAAATCAACTTTTTAAGAGATATTTCTGCAGATTATACAGATTTAGGAAGAACTTATTTTCCAAATGTGAATTTCAGAAATTTTTCTCAACAGGATAAATTAGAAATAGAAAAAGACATTGCTAAAGATTTTGAACATTCTTTAATCGGGATTAAAATGTTGCCGATGTCTTCTAGATTAGCGGTTTTTATGGCGTATAAATACTACACGAATTTATTCAAGAAAATTAAAAAATGTAAGCCAGAAATATTGATGCACAAAAGAATCAGTGTTTCTAATGCTAGAAAAGTTTATCTTTTCGGAGAGATGATTTTGTTTAAAAATCTTAACTTCGTAAGATAA
- a CDS encoding sterol desaturase family protein: MEALQYFFITLGVFVAMEGITWLTHKYIMHGLGWYFHEDHHQPGYPHVFEKNDFFFVIFAIPSILLFYFGTVNGINYLFFIGLGILLYGMAYFLVHDVLIHRRFKWFDKTNNWYLRGLRKAHKMHHKHLGKEEGECFGMLFVPLKYFREAMNSKMA; this comes from the coding sequence ATGGAAGCATTACAATATTTTTTCATCACATTAGGCGTTTTCGTTGCCATGGAAGGCATTACTTGGCTCACGCACAAGTATATTATGCATGGTTTAGGTTGGTATTTTCACGAAGATCACCACCAACCAGGTTATCCTCATGTTTTTGAAAAAAATGATTTCTTTTTTGTGATTTTTGCAATTCCTAGTATTCTGTTATTCTATTTCGGAACGGTAAATGGAATCAACTATCTTTTTTTCATAGGACTAGGGATTTTACTGTACGGAATGGCTTATTTTTTAGTGCATGATGTTCTCATTCACAGACGTTTTAAATGGTTTGATAAAACCAATAACTGGTATTTACGTGGATTGAGAAAAGCGCACAAAATGCACCATAAACATCTTGGGAAAGAAGAAGGAGAGTGTTTCGGAATGCTTTTCGTGCCTTTGAAATATTTCAGAGAAGCTATGAATTCAAAAATGGCATAG
- a CDS encoding lycopene cyclase domain-containing protein has protein sequence MQHYYYIALDILSFSIPFIFSFEKKWMNFIRFWQPYFLAIITVGIFFILWDIYFAYQNVWGFNDEYLMGIRWFKLPLEEWLFFLLIPYSSNFIHYSLEYFFPKLQLPKKLTQWISVLLLIVSASVFVTNLDRIYTAASFGLFALLMIFQIFYQWEYARKFYISFVLIYVPFFFVNSALTGSYSENPVVFYDNNENLGIRVGTMPLEDSFYCFSMLYGSVLLFEYFRRKWNYSLSMSVKS, from the coding sequence TTGCAACATTATTATTACATAGCTCTAGATATCTTGAGTTTCAGCATTCCTTTTATATTCAGTTTTGAGAAAAAATGGATGAATTTTATCCGTTTTTGGCAGCCTTATTTTTTGGCAATCATTACGGTGGGAATTTTCTTTATTCTATGGGATATTTATTTTGCTTACCAAAATGTTTGGGGTTTTAATGACGAATACTTAATGGGAATCAGATGGTTTAAATTGCCACTCGAAGAATGGTTATTTTTCTTGCTCATTCCATATTCCAGCAATTTTATTCACTATTCTTTAGAATATTTCTTCCCGAAATTGCAGTTGCCCAAAAAATTGACACAATGGATTTCTGTTCTTCTATTAATCGTAAGCGCAAGTGTTTTTGTCACCAATTTAGATAGAATTTACACCGCAGCAAGTTTTGGTTTGTTTGCATTATTGATGATTTTTCAAATATTTTACCAATGGGAATATGCACGAAAGTTTTACATCAGTTTTGTGCTGATTTATGTGCCGTTTTTCTTTGTTAATTCCGCTTTGACGGGAAGTTATTCAGAAAATCCAGTGGTTTTTTATGACAACAATGAAAACCTAGGAATCAGAGTGGGAACCATGCCTTTAGAAGACAGTTTTTACTGTTTTTCGATGCTTTACGGAAGTGTTTTATTGTTTGAATATTTTAGAAGAAAATGGAACTATTCTCTATCAATGTCTGTAAAATCTTAA
- a CDS encoding SRPBCC family protein, with amino-acid sequence MKINIKKQSGIYTLTSEQILPISLEKAWEFFTHPNNLDRITPKEMQFEITNNPPDKTYLGQIITYKIGILPMVKSNWITEITHFEDQKFFVDEQRFGPYAMWHHEHHFEATEDGKVKMTDIVNFKLPLGVFGDLLAGFYVKNKVKFIFESRFKILEEIFKS; translated from the coding sequence ATGAAAATCAATATAAAAAAGCAGTCAGGAATTTATACACTTACTTCGGAACAGATTCTTCCTATTTCTTTAGAAAAAGCTTGGGAATTTTTTACCCATCCTAATAATTTAGACAGAATTACACCGAAAGAAATGCAGTTTGAAATCACCAATAATCCACCAGATAAAACGTATCTTGGTCAAATTATTACCTATAAAATAGGAATTTTACCAATGGTAAAAAGCAATTGGATTACAGAAATTACGCATTTCGAAGACCAAAAATTTTTCGTAGATGAACAGCGTTTTGGACCTTATGCAATGTGGCATCACGAACACCATTTCGAAGCTACAGAAGATGGAAAAGTGAAAATGACGGATATTGTCAATTTCAAACTTCCTCTTGGAGTTTTTGGAGATTTATTGGCAGGTTTTTATGTGAAAAATAAAGTGAAATTTATTTTTGAAAGTCGTTTTAAAATTTTAGAAGAAATCTTTAAATCATGA